A stretch of [Clostridium] scindens DNA encodes these proteins:
- a CDS encoding RnfABCDGE type electron transport complex subunit D, translating to MSENKLKVSSSPHIRSKVTTGNIMLMVTIALLPASAFGVWNFGLPALVMLLSTTISAVLTEYIYEKLMHKKVTINDFSAVVTGLLLGLNMPASAPWWMGALGSVFGILIVKQLFGGLGQNFMNPALGARCFLLISFTGPMTKFIYDGVSGPTPLALLKDGETVDTMNMLIGKIPGTIGETSVIAIIIGAIFLILVGAIDLRIPGTYIVTFVIFVGIFGHFTKAGVGFFDPQYITAHLCGGGLMLGAWFMATDYVTSPITKKGQYVYGALLGILTGLFRLFGGSAEGVSYAIIISNLFVPLIERVTLPKPFGKGGEK from the coding sequence GTGAGTGAAAACAAATTGAAAGTGTCATCTTCACCACATATACGTTCCAAAGTTACCACAGGAAATATCATGCTTATGGTAACCATTGCACTGTTGCCGGCTTCTGCCTTTGGTGTATGGAACTTTGGACTGCCGGCCCTTGTCATGCTGCTTAGCACGACTATATCCGCAGTTCTGACTGAATACATATATGAAAAATTAATGCATAAGAAGGTTACGATCAATGATTTCAGTGCTGTCGTAACCGGCTTGCTGCTGGGACTTAATATGCCTGCATCCGCTCCGTGGTGGATGGGCGCATTGGGAAGCGTATTTGGCATCCTGATCGTAAAGCAGCTGTTCGGAGGACTGGGACAGAACTTCATGAACCCGGCTCTTGGAGCAAGATGCTTCCTGCTGATTTCATTTACAGGACCAATGACGAAGTTTATCTATGACGGCGTCAGCGGACCTACTCCATTAGCACTTCTGAAAGACGGCGAGACCGTTGATACGATGAATATGCTGATTGGAAAGATTCCAGGAACTATCGGCGAGACTTCTGTCATTGCTATTATTATCGGAGCGATCTTCCTGATCCTTGTAGGAGCCATCGATCTTCGGATTCCGGGAACCTATATTGTCACATTCGTGATCTTCGTAGGCATCTTTGGCCACTTCACCAAGGCTGGCGTGGGATTCTTCGATCCTCAGTACATCACCGCTCACCTGTGCGGAGGCGGACTGATGCTTGGCGCATGGTTCATGGCTACTGATTATGTCACATCGCCGATTACGAAGAAGGGACAGTATGTATACGGAGCCCTGCTGGGTATACTGACCGGATTGTTCCGTCTCTTTGGCGGCTCTGCGGAAGGCGTATCTTATGCAATCATCATCAGTAACCTTTTTGTACCGTTGATTGAAAGGGTTACTCTTCCAAAACCATTTGGTAAAGGAGGAGAGAAATAA